Proteins found in one Serinicoccus marinus DSM 15273 genomic segment:
- a CDS encoding DUF4031 domain-containing protein: MTVLVDPPLWRAHGRLWSHLASDISLAELHAFAQRSGIPRRSFEGDHYDIPQERYAEVVAAGAAEVSGTELARRLRDSGLRFRKRKGERPLARVEDGLAGAAPTPHLLEVVASPLERLGAGASVVLARAQGVPERMALVRNSTREGWGAPGGKREVTDASARAAAVREVAEEIAVELEQERLVAVGYQRITLPPGHGARSWDEGDNYVQVYAATLPSPVPLRPDGVEVLEARWLSLAEARGVAGQAAWWPLAEWWWARG; the protein is encoded by the coding sequence ATGACCGTCCTCGTCGACCCGCCGCTGTGGCGGGCCCACGGCAGGCTCTGGTCGCACCTCGCGAGCGACATCTCGCTCGCCGAGCTGCACGCCTTCGCGCAGCGGTCGGGCATCCCTCGGCGGTCCTTCGAGGGCGACCACTACGACATACCCCAGGAGCGGTATGCCGAGGTCGTCGCTGCGGGCGCGGCCGAGGTGAGCGGCACCGAGCTGGCCCGGCGGCTGCGGGACAGCGGGCTGCGCTTCCGCAAGCGCAAGGGGGAGCGGCCGCTGGCCCGGGTCGAGGACGGGCTGGCGGGGGCCGCGCCGACCCCGCACCTGCTGGAGGTGGTCGCCTCCCCGCTGGAGCGTCTCGGCGCCGGGGCGTCGGTGGTGCTGGCCCGGGCGCAGGGGGTCCCGGAGCGCATGGCCCTCGTGCGCAACTCGACCCGGGAGGGCTGGGGCGCCCCCGGCGGCAAGCGCGAGGTCACCGATGCCTCCGCGCGGGCGGCGGCCGTGCGAGAGGTCGCCGAGGAGATCGCGGTCGAGCTGGAGCAGGAGCGGCTGGTCGCCGTGGGCTACCAGCGGATCACCCTGCCCCCCGGGCACGGCGCCCGCAGCTGGGACGAGGGCGACAACTACGTCCAGGTGTATGCCGCCACGCTGCCCTCCCCGGTCCCGCTGCGGCCGGACGGGGTCGAGGTGCTCGAGGCGCGCTGGCTGAGTCTGGCCGAGGCGCGGGGTGTCGCGGGCCAGGCTGCCTGGTGGCCGCTCGCCGAGTGGTGGTGGGCCCGGGGGTAG
- a CDS encoding S1C family serine protease, with protein MTTPQHDPQDRSADQASRADATSPIHPDATAPVPRAEGSRAEESRAESPRAEESQAETSATQAPPAAPPAAPRRERRRVGDIAVASVLAALLASGGTYAAIQLAEDGSGQAAQESTQETEDEQASGDAEGTTVSLTGEQDWASVADAVTPSTVSIAVAGAQGEASGSGVVWDDEGHVVTNSHVVEGAQEVQVTLPGGRSYSAEVVGSDPSSDLAVLQLDSVPDELTPIAVGDDSALGVGDPVMAVGNPLGLSGTVTTGIVSALDRPVTTQGSSQNPADPNSAVFTNAIQTSAAINPGNSGGALVNAAGELVGINSSIASLGSAMGGQSGSIGIGFAIPSSKVQLIADQLIETGTATHAFLGVGLDDATAETDGATVSGAVVTQVEPDSPAAEVGLESGDLIVGIDDEPITSSTALVGQVRERGAGDEATIAYIRDGERAEVTVTLVTRPDEEG; from the coding sequence ATGACGACGCCACAGCACGACCCGCAGGACCGGAGCGCCGACCAAGCGTCCCGGGCCGACGCCACCAGCCCCATCCACCCGGATGCCACCGCGCCGGTCCCCCGGGCCGAGGGTTCTCGGGCCGAGGAGTCCCGGGCCGAGAGCCCCCGGGCCGAAGAATCCCAGGCCGAGACCTCCGCGACCCAGGCTCCCCCCGCGGCGCCCCCGGCCGCCCCCCGCCGAGAGCGCCGCCGCGTCGGCGACATCGCGGTGGCGAGCGTGCTCGCGGCGCTGCTCGCCTCCGGCGGCACCTATGCCGCCATCCAGCTCGCCGAGGACGGCTCCGGGCAGGCGGCGCAGGAGAGCACCCAGGAGACGGAGGACGAGCAGGCCTCCGGCGACGCCGAGGGCACGACCGTGTCGCTGACCGGCGAGCAGGACTGGGCCTCCGTGGCCGACGCGGTGACGCCGAGCACCGTCTCCATCGCCGTGGCCGGCGCCCAGGGCGAGGCCTCGGGGTCGGGCGTGGTCTGGGACGACGAGGGGCACGTCGTCACCAACTCCCACGTCGTCGAGGGTGCCCAGGAGGTGCAGGTCACGCTGCCCGGCGGTCGCTCCTACTCCGCCGAGGTCGTCGGCAGCGACCCCTCCAGCGACCTCGCGGTGCTGCAGCTGGACTCGGTGCCGGACGAGCTCACCCCGATCGCGGTCGGCGACGACTCCGCGCTCGGCGTCGGCGACCCCGTCATGGCGGTCGGCAACCCGCTCGGCCTGTCCGGCACGGTCACCACCGGCATCGTCAGCGCCCTGGACCGGCCGGTCACCACGCAGGGCTCGAGCCAGAACCCCGCCGACCCCAACTCCGCGGTCTTCACCAACGCCATCCAGACGTCGGCGGCGATCAACCCGGGCAACTCCGGCGGGGCTCTGGTCAACGCGGCCGGCGAGCTGGTCGGCATCAACTCCTCGATCGCCTCGCTGGGCTCGGCGATGGGCGGGCAGAGCGGCTCCATCGGCATCGGCTTCGCGATCCCGTCGAGCAAGGTGCAGCTCATCGCCGACCAGCTCATCGAGACCGGCACCGCGACTCATGCCTTCCTCGGGGTGGGCCTGGACGACGCCACGGCCGAGACCGACGGCGCCACCGTCTCGGGCGCCGTGGTCACCCAGGTCGAGCCGGACTCGCCGGCCGCCGAGGTCGGGCTCGAGAGCGGCGACCTCATCGTCGGCATCGACGACGAACCCATCACCAGCTCCACCGCCCTGGTCGGCCAGGTCCGCGAGCGCGGCGCCGGCGACGAGGCGACGATCGCCTACATCCGCGACGGCGAACGGGCCGAGGTCACCGTCACCCTCGTCACCCGGCCGGACGAGGAGGGCTGA
- a CDS encoding MBL fold metallo-hydrolase, with product MSEATWREVAPGVHVRRHEELKLNCGLVVGEERSLVVDTRSFHAQGQDLLEAVRRITDTELVVVNTHAHYDHCFGNAAFRDSQIYAHSGAAEGLRRTGEHQRQQVVDHLRSTDREHLAEQVENTEIVLPFYLIEDDTALDLGGRTVELQYAGRGHTDHDLAVGVPDAGVVFAGDLVEEGADPAMEDAFPMEWAPTLRSLLERRSGETADTWVPGHGHVVDRTFVEAQAEQLAAMAERFTEVLGTGIAGVDSLANAGRGLGLGEDTLRLAAIRALELRH from the coding sequence ATGAGTGAGGCGACCTGGCGAGAAGTGGCTCCGGGGGTCCACGTCCGTCGGCACGAGGAGCTCAAGCTCAACTGCGGCCTGGTCGTGGGGGAGGAGCGCTCGCTCGTCGTCGACACCCGCAGCTTCCACGCGCAGGGCCAGGACCTGCTGGAGGCGGTGCGCCGCATCACCGACACCGAGCTGGTCGTGGTCAACACGCACGCGCACTACGACCACTGCTTCGGCAACGCCGCCTTCCGCGACTCCCAGATCTATGCCCACTCCGGCGCGGCCGAAGGGCTGCGGCGCACCGGCGAGCACCAGCGACAGCAGGTGGTCGACCACCTGCGCTCGACCGACCGCGAGCACCTCGCCGAGCAGGTCGAGAACACCGAGATCGTGCTGCCCTTCTACCTCATCGAGGACGACACCGCGCTCGACCTGGGTGGTCGGACCGTCGAGTTGCAGTATGCCGGGCGCGGGCACACCGACCACGACCTGGCGGTGGGGGTGCCCGACGCCGGGGTCGTCTTCGCCGGCGACCTCGTCGAGGAGGGTGCCGACCCGGCGATGGAGGACGCCTTCCCGATGGAGTGGGCGCCGACGCTGCGCTCGTTGCTCGAACGCCGCTCCGGGGAGACGGCGGACACCTGGGTGCCCGGGCACGGCCACGTCGTGGACCGCACCTTCGTCGAGGCGCAGGCCGAGCAGCTCGCCGCCATGGCCGAGCGTTTCACCGAGGTGCTGGGCACCGGGATCGCCGGCGTGGACTCGCTGGCCAACGCGGGCCGCGGCCTCGGTCTCGGCGAGGACACACTCCGGCTGGCCGCCATCCGGGCGCTGGAGCTGCGGCACTGA
- a CDS encoding NRAMP family divalent metal transporter, whose protein sequence is MGPGLLAASAAIGASHLISSTQAGALFGWQLVWLIVLANVLKYPFFRFGPQYAAETGRSLVEGYARRGKAYLWVFFVLAAVSSVISTAGVALLCTVILAYLLPASWGLGVPLLATVLLGVTLVLLVGGHYKALDGVTKIIMVTLALSTVVAVVMAAGQGAVRQPGFEDPSPWTLATLPFLVAVIGWMPAPIEISALNSLWVKAKAQGRRLAVRDVLFDFNTGYVVSTVLAVFFIGLGVFVQYGSGQELQMAGGAYIPQLMSMYGAAIGQWAVPLMALIAFACMFGTVISVVDGYGRAAAESLRLIRGQESMSRRSKDLWITGISLIALAIVVWMSASLADMLRFAMVSAFLTAPVFAWLNFSIIRSERQLSGTMRVLSYVGLVFLVGFTLLFLASQFGLLA, encoded by the coding sequence ATGGGGCCGGGGCTGCTGGCGGCCTCGGCCGCGATCGGCGCCTCCCACCTCATCTCCTCCACCCAGGCCGGGGCGCTCTTCGGCTGGCAGCTGGTCTGGCTCATCGTGCTGGCCAACGTGCTGAAGTATCCCTTCTTCCGCTTCGGCCCGCAGTACGCCGCCGAGACCGGACGCAGCCTGGTCGAGGGGTATGCCCGGCGGGGGAAGGCATACCTCTGGGTGTTCTTCGTGCTGGCCGCCGTGTCCTCGGTCATCTCCACCGCCGGCGTCGCGCTGCTGTGCACCGTGATCCTCGCCTACCTGCTGCCCGCGTCGTGGGGCCTGGGCGTGCCCCTGCTCGCGACGGTCCTGCTCGGTGTGACCCTCGTGCTGCTCGTCGGTGGCCACTACAAGGCCCTCGACGGCGTCACCAAGATCATCATGGTGACCCTCGCCCTGTCGACCGTCGTCGCGGTGGTCATGGCGGCGGGCCAGGGCGCGGTCCGGCAGCCCGGCTTCGAGGACCCCTCCCCCTGGACCCTCGCGACCCTCCCCTTCCTCGTCGCGGTCATCGGCTGGATGCCGGCGCCGATCGAGATCAGCGCGCTGAACTCGCTGTGGGTCAAGGCCAAGGCGCAGGGGCGGCGGCTCGCGGTGCGCGACGTGCTCTTCGACTTCAACACCGGCTACGTCGTCTCCACCGTGCTCGCGGTCTTCTTCATCGGCCTCGGCGTCTTCGTGCAGTACGGCAGCGGCCAGGAGCTGCAGATGGCCGGCGGCGCCTACATCCCGCAGCTCATGAGCATGTACGGCGCGGCGATCGGGCAGTGGGCGGTCCCGCTCATGGCGCTCATCGCCTTCGCCTGCATGTTCGGCACCGTCATCTCGGTCGTCGACGGGTATGGGCGCGCGGCCGCCGAGTCGCTGCGCCTCATCCGCGGGCAGGAGTCGATGAGCCGGCGCTCCAAGGACCTGTGGATCACCGGGATCTCGCTCATCGCGCTGGCGATCGTGGTGTGGATGAGCGCGTCGCTGGCCGACATGCTGCGCTTCGCGATGGTCAGCGCCTTCCTCACCGCGCCGGTCTTCGCGTGGCTCAACTTCTCGATCATCCGCAGCGAGCGCCAGCTGTCCGGCACCATGCGGGTGCTGTCCTACGTCGGCCTGGTCTTCCTCGTCGGCTTCACGCTGCTCTTCCTGGCCTCGCAGTTCGGCCTGCTCGCCTGA
- a CDS encoding glycosyltransferase family 2 protein has protein sequence MSAPQAGPIALSVVVPMFDEQDVLPLLVRRLRPVLDGLGLDYEVLVVDDGSSDATPVLLARERHSWAQLRVVRLRANAGHQAAISAGLERARGELVVTIDADLQDPPELIADMVRLARAESLDVVYAVRDDRTTDTRFKRVTASGYYDTMRRLGADHGPSNAGDYRLMSRATVEAVTALPEHHRVLRLVVPSLGFPSGVLTYRRDARAAGRSKYPLSSMVRLALDSITGASIAPLRLATWLGFVGAVVALGLLVYALVGYAVGLNVPGWTSTFMVVTAVGGVQLLCLGILGEYVGRTYTMQLGRPTYYVAHDSLSGQEPPPPPGPTTG, from the coding sequence ATGAGCGCACCGCAGGCCGGCCCGATCGCGCTGAGCGTCGTCGTGCCGATGTTCGACGAGCAGGACGTCCTGCCGCTGCTGGTGCGGCGGCTGCGGCCGGTGCTCGACGGGCTGGGGCTCGACTACGAGGTGCTCGTCGTCGACGACGGCAGCAGCGACGCGACCCCGGTGTTGCTGGCGCGCGAGCGGCATAGCTGGGCCCAGCTGCGGGTCGTCCGGCTGCGCGCCAACGCCGGTCACCAGGCCGCGATCTCCGCCGGGCTGGAGCGCGCCCGTGGGGAGCTGGTGGTCACGATCGACGCCGACCTGCAGGACCCGCCCGAGCTCATTGCGGACATGGTGCGGCTGGCGCGCGCGGAGTCGCTGGACGTGGTCTACGCCGTGCGCGACGACCGCACGACCGACACGCGGTTCAAGCGAGTCACGGCCAGCGGCTACTACGACACGATGCGGCGGCTGGGCGCCGACCACGGGCCGTCCAACGCCGGCGACTACCGGCTGATGTCGCGCGCCACGGTCGAGGCGGTCACCGCGCTGCCCGAGCACCACCGGGTGCTGCGCCTGGTCGTCCCTTCGCTCGGCTTCCCCTCCGGCGTGCTGACCTACCGTCGCGACGCGCGGGCGGCCGGGCGCTCGAAGTACCCCCTCTCCTCGATGGTGCGGCTCGCGCTGGACTCCATCACCGGGGCGAGCATCGCGCCGCTGCGGCTCGCCACGTGGCTGGGCTTCGTCGGGGCCGTGGTCGCGCTGGGGCTTCTCGTCTACGCGCTCGTCGGGTATGCCGTCGGCCTCAACGTGCCCGGCTGGACCTCGACCTTCATGGTCGTCACCGCGGTCGGCGGGGTGCAGCTGCTGTGCCTGGGGATCCTGGGGGAGTATGTCGGGCGGACCTACACGATGCAGCTCGGCCGGCCGACGTACTACGTGGCGCACGACAGCCTCAGCGGGCAGGAGCCGCCGCCCCCGCCCGGACCGACCACGGGATAG
- the groL gene encoding chaperonin GroEL (60 kDa chaperone family; promotes refolding of misfolded polypeptides especially under stressful conditions; forms two stacked rings of heptamers to form a barrel-shaped 14mer; ends can be capped by GroES; misfolded proteins enter the barrel where they are refolded when GroES binds) — translation MAKTIAFDEEARRGLEKGMNTLADAVKVTLGPKGRNVVLEKKWGAPTITNDGVSIAKEIELEDPYEKIGAELVKEVAKKTDDVAGDGTTTATVLAQAMVKEGLRNVAAGANPMALKRGIEVAVKAVNDDLLEMAKPVETKEQIAQSASISAADTEIGGMIAEAMDKVGNEGVITVEESNTFGLELELTEGMRFDKGYISPYFVTDTERMEAVLEDAYVLVVNSKISSVKDLLPLLEKVMQSGKPLMIIAEDVEGEGLATLVVNKIRGNFKSVAVKAPGFGDRRKAMLADIAILTGGQVISEEVGLKLENAELDMLGTARKVVVTKDETTIVEGGGDADQIAGRVSQIRTEIDNSDSDYDREKLQERLAKLAGGVAVIKAGAATEVELKERKHRIEDAVRNAKAAVEEGIVAGGGVALIQASRAFDGLSVEGDEATGANIVRVAIEAPLKQIAINAGLEGGVVAEKVRNLTPGEGLNAATGEYGDMLGFGVADPVKVTRSALQNAASIAALFLTTEAVIADKPEKAPAMPAGADGGMGGMDF, via the coding sequence ATGGCCAAGACCATTGCTTTCGACGAGGAGGCTCGCCGCGGGCTCGAGAAGGGTATGAACACCCTTGCCGACGCCGTCAAGGTGACCCTCGGCCCCAAGGGCCGCAACGTCGTGCTCGAGAAGAAGTGGGGCGCTCCCACCATCACCAACGACGGTGTGAGCATCGCCAAGGAGATCGAGCTCGAGGACCCCTACGAGAAGATCGGCGCCGAGCTGGTCAAGGAGGTCGCCAAGAAGACCGACGACGTCGCCGGTGACGGCACGACGACGGCGACCGTCCTGGCCCAGGCCATGGTGAAGGAGGGCCTGCGCAACGTCGCCGCCGGCGCCAACCCGATGGCCCTCAAGCGGGGCATCGAGGTCGCCGTCAAGGCCGTCAACGACGACCTGCTCGAGATGGCCAAGCCGGTGGAGACCAAGGAGCAGATCGCGCAGTCCGCGTCGATCTCCGCGGCCGACACCGAGATCGGCGGCATGATCGCCGAGGCCATGGACAAGGTCGGCAACGAGGGTGTCATCACCGTCGAGGAGTCCAACACCTTCGGGCTGGAGCTGGAGCTCACCGAGGGTATGCGCTTCGACAAGGGCTACATCAGCCCCTACTTCGTCACCGACACCGAGCGCATGGAGGCCGTCCTCGAGGACGCCTACGTGCTCGTCGTCAACTCCAAGATCTCCTCGGTCAAGGACCTGCTGCCGCTGCTGGAGAAGGTCATGCAGTCCGGCAAGCCGCTGATGATCATCGCCGAGGACGTCGAGGGCGAGGGTCTGGCGACCCTGGTCGTCAACAAGATCCGCGGCAACTTCAAGTCCGTGGCCGTCAAGGCCCCGGGCTTCGGTGACCGGCGCAAGGCCATGCTGGCCGACATCGCCATCCTCACCGGCGGCCAGGTCATCTCCGAGGAGGTCGGCCTCAAGCTGGAGAACGCCGAGCTCGACATGCTGGGCACCGCCCGCAAGGTCGTCGTCACCAAGGACGAGACCACCATCGTCGAGGGCGGCGGCGACGCCGACCAGATCGCCGGCCGGGTCTCCCAGATCCGCACCGAGATCGACAACTCCGACTCCGACTACGACCGCGAGAAGCTGCAGGAGCGGCTGGCCAAGCTGGCCGGCGGCGTGGCCGTCATCAAGGCGGGCGCGGCGACCGAGGTCGAGCTCAAGGAGCGCAAGCACCGCATCGAGGACGCGGTGCGCAACGCCAAGGCGGCTGTCGAGGAGGGCATCGTCGCCGGTGGTGGCGTCGCCCTCATCCAGGCGTCCCGCGCCTTCGACGGGCTGTCCGTCGAGGGCGACGAGGCCACCGGTGCCAACATCGTCAGGGTGGCGATCGAGGCTCCGCTCAAGCAGATCGCGATCAACGCCGGTCTCGAGGGCGGCGTCGTGGCGGAGAAGGTCCGCAACCTCACTCCGGGCGAGGGCCTCAACGCCGCGACCGGTGAGTACGGCGACATGCTCGGGTTCGGCGTCGCCGACCCGGTGAAGGTGACCCGCTCTGCGCTGCAGAACGCCGCCTCCATCGCCGCGCTCTTCCTCACCACCGAGGCGGTCATCGCCGACAAGCCGGAGAAGGCCCCGGCCATGCCGGCCGGCGCCGACGGCGGTATGGGTGGCATGGACTTCTGA
- a CDS encoding NAD-dependent epimerase/dehydratase family protein, giving the protein MLIAVLGGDGFCGWPAALHLSDLGHEVVIVDNLVRRRIDEELGAQSLTPIAGIEERLAAWHEVSGQQMRFRDIDLAQDYDGLRSFLETERPDVVVHFAEQRSAPYSMKSPRHKRYTVDNNTGATHNLLCALVETGLDAHLVHLGTMGVYGYGTAGMAIPEGYLDVQITGDDGAQVDQQILYPTNPGSVYHMTKCLDQQLFAYYAKNDALRITDLHQGIIWGTHTDQTLRDERLINRFDYDGDYGTVLNRFLMQAAVGYPLTVHGTGGQTRAFIHLRDMARCVQIAVENPPARGDRVKIFNQMTQTHRVRDLAELVARISDAEVELVPNPRHEAAENELHVHNETFLDLGLEPTLLEEGLLMEVEDVARRYADRADLEKIPCTSTWTSAQEAGVPASRSALAGAGAAVSVEGNPGDRAGDRAEHPA; this is encoded by the coding sequence GTGTTGATCGCTGTGCTCGGCGGCGACGGCTTCTGCGGCTGGCCCGCGGCGCTGCACCTGTCCGACCTCGGCCACGAGGTCGTCATCGTCGACAACCTCGTCCGGCGCCGGATCGACGAGGAGCTCGGGGCGCAGTCGTTGACCCCCATCGCCGGCATCGAGGAGCGGCTGGCCGCGTGGCACGAGGTGTCGGGGCAGCAGATGCGCTTCCGCGACATCGACCTGGCGCAGGACTACGACGGGCTGCGCTCCTTCCTCGAGACCGAGCGCCCGGACGTGGTCGTGCACTTCGCCGAGCAGCGCTCCGCGCCCTACTCGATGAAGTCGCCGCGGCACAAGCGCTACACCGTCGACAACAACACCGGGGCCACCCACAACCTGCTGTGCGCCCTGGTCGAGACCGGGCTGGACGCGCACCTGGTCCACCTCGGCACCATGGGTGTCTACGGCTACGGCACCGCCGGTATGGCGATCCCCGAGGGCTACCTCGACGTCCAGATCACCGGTGACGACGGCGCGCAGGTCGACCAGCAGATCCTCTACCCCACCAACCCGGGCTCGGTCTACCACATGACCAAGTGCCTGGACCAGCAGCTCTTCGCCTACTACGCCAAGAACGACGCGCTGCGGATCACCGACCTGCACCAGGGCATCATCTGGGGCACGCACACCGACCAGACGCTGCGCGACGAGCGGCTCATCAACCGTTTCGACTACGACGGCGACTACGGCACGGTGCTCAACCGCTTCCTCATGCAGGCCGCGGTCGGCTACCCGCTCACGGTGCACGGCACCGGCGGGCAGACCCGAGCCTTCATCCACCTGCGCGACATGGCGCGCTGCGTGCAGATCGCGGTCGAGAACCCGCCCGCCCGCGGCGACCGGGTCAAGATCTTCAACCAGATGACCCAGACCCACCGGGTGCGCGACCTCGCCGAGCTGGTCGCGCGGATCAGCGACGCCGAGGTCGAGCTGGTGCCCAACCCGCGGCACGAGGCGGCGGAGAACGAGCTGCACGTGCACAACGAGACCTTCCTCGACCTCGGCCTGGAGCCGACGCTGCTCGAGGAGGGCCTGCTCATGGAGGTCGAGGACGTCGCCCGGCGGTATGCCGACCGCGCCGACCTCGAGAAGATCCCGTGCACCTCGACCTGGACCTCGGCCCAGGAGGCCGGCGTCCCGGCCTCCCGCTCCGCGCTCGCCGGGGCGGGTGCCGCCGTGTCCGTCGAGGGCAACCCAGGAGACCGCGCCGGGGACCGCGCGGAGCATCCCGCCTGA
- a CDS encoding WXG100 family type VII secretion target — translation MSNTFAVDTARIAAASGDIERIATSIEGEVRAMMAKLNALQDCWRGSAAGSFHSVTQDWSATQEKVRTSLQQISTTLRTAGQDYELVEQTNRTRFTPA, via the coding sequence ATGAGCAACACCTTCGCCGTCGACACGGCACGGATCGCCGCCGCCTCCGGCGACATCGAGCGCATCGCCACCAGCATCGAGGGCGAGGTCCGGGCGATGATGGCCAAGCTCAACGCGCTGCAGGACTGCTGGCGCGGGTCGGCGGCCGGCAGCTTCCACAGCGTCACCCAGGACTGGAGCGCCACCCAGGAGAAGGTCCGCACCTCGCTGCAGCAGATCTCCACGACGCTGCGCACGGCCGGCCAGGACTACGAGCTGGTCGAGCAGACCAACCGCACCCGCTTCACCCCGGCGTGA
- a CDS encoding glycosyltransferase family 4 protein has protein sequence MRIALFTEVFLPKVDGVVTRVTRTLDQLTELGHEALVFAPGEPPTHHGPHRVVKVRSVSFQPWYPEIMVGLPTARIAREMQAFHPDIVHAVNPVWLAAYGVISARRRNLPLLASFHTDVPSYTTRLGNGLSLLRAPSQAWITGMHNLAEVNLCTSAQMVSRAREVGIREVDLWPKAVDTVTYHPSRRTREMRELLTGGHPEAPLVLYVGRLSREKDLDQLLEPIRELAAEGVRLAFVGSGPAREELERLFAGTPTVFTGYLAGQELAAAYASADAFAFPSTTETLGLVALESMASGVPVVGARAGGIPFVIEDGVTGFLVEPGDTAGYADASAGCCSSPSSRAGWALPRGPTRRPTPGGPRPSRSWSPTSWPCSGTGAGGRSSSRCARGSTATCAEPGVRDEVAPGREGRSEPPRC, from the coding sequence ATGCGGATCGCGCTGTTCACCGAGGTCTTCCTGCCCAAGGTCGACGGCGTCGTCACCCGCGTCACCCGCACCCTGGACCAGCTGACCGAGCTGGGGCACGAGGCGCTGGTCTTCGCCCCGGGCGAGCCGCCGACCCACCACGGGCCGCACCGCGTCGTGAAGGTGCGCTCGGTGTCCTTCCAGCCGTGGTACCCCGAGATCATGGTCGGCCTCCCGACCGCCCGCATCGCCCGCGAGATGCAGGCCTTCCACCCCGACATCGTGCACGCGGTGAACCCGGTGTGGCTCGCCGCCTACGGCGTCATCTCCGCCCGCCGCCGCAACCTGCCGCTGCTCGCGAGCTTCCACACCGACGTGCCGTCCTACACCACCCGGCTCGGCAACGGGCTCTCGTTGCTGCGCGCGCCGAGCCAGGCCTGGATCACGGGGATGCACAACCTCGCCGAGGTCAACCTGTGCACCTCCGCGCAGATGGTCTCCCGGGCGCGGGAGGTCGGGATCCGCGAGGTCGACCTGTGGCCCAAGGCGGTCGACACGGTGACCTACCACCCCTCGCGGCGCACCCGCGAGATGCGCGAGCTGCTCACCGGGGGCCACCCCGAGGCGCCGCTCGTGCTCTACGTCGGGCGGCTGTCGCGGGAGAAGGACCTCGACCAGCTGCTGGAGCCGATCCGCGAGCTGGCGGCCGAGGGGGTGCGGCTGGCCTTCGTCGGCTCCGGGCCGGCGCGCGAGGAGCTGGAGCGGCTCTTCGCCGGGACGCCGACGGTCTTCACCGGCTACCTCGCCGGGCAGGAGCTGGCCGCGGCCTACGCCAGCGCCGACGCCTTCGCCTTCCCCTCCACCACCGAGACGCTCGGGCTGGTCGCGCTGGAGTCGATGGCCAGCGGCGTGCCCGTGGTCGGCGCGCGGGCCGGGGGGATCCCCTTCGTCATCGAGGACGGCGTGACCGGCTTCCTCGTCGAGCCCGGCGACACGGCGGGGTATGCCGACGCCTCCGCCGGGTGCTGCTCGAGCCCGAGCTCAAGGGCCGGATGGGCGCTGCCGCGCGGGCCGACGCGCAGACCCACTCCTGGCGGGCCTCGACCGAGTCGCTCGTGGAGTCCTACGAGCTGGCCGTGCAGCGGCACCGGGGCCGGCGGCCGGTCGTCAAGCCGCTGCGCGCGCGGCAGCACCGCGACCTGCGCTGAGCCGGGCGTCCGGGACGAGGTGGCTCCAGGTCGGGAAGGCCGCAGCGAGCCGCCGCGGTGCTAG
- a CDS encoding universal stress protein, translating to MFPTRILLATDGSPSAALARERVIDLVRHTEAEVHVVHVALVSPWTNPTPLSPSLRERVEAEARPVLADAVSQLQGAHVAVAGSHLRTGRATDEILRLRDEIDADLVVIGSRGQNAFVRVLLGNDAEGIVRHAPCAVLVVRTEEETR from the coding sequence ATGTTCCCGACCCGGATCCTGCTCGCGACCGACGGCTCGCCCAGCGCGGCCCTCGCCCGCGAGCGCGTGATCGACCTGGTGCGGCATACCGAGGCCGAGGTGCACGTCGTGCACGTCGCCCTCGTCTCGCCGTGGACCAACCCGACGCCGCTGAGCCCCTCGCTGCGCGAACGGGTCGAGGCCGAGGCCAGACCGGTGCTCGCCGACGCGGTCAGCCAGCTGCAGGGGGCGCACGTCGCCGTCGCCGGCAGCCACCTGCGCACCGGCCGCGCCACCGACGAGATCCTGCGCCTGCGCGACGAGATCGACGCCGACCTCGTCGTCATCGGCAGCCGCGGGCAGAACGCCTTCGTGCGCGTCCTGCTCGGCAACGACGCCGAGGGCATCGTCCGGCACGCGCCCTGCGCCGTGCTCGTCGTCCGCACCGAGGAGGAGACCCGATGA